A stretch of Candidatus Sphingomonas phytovorans DNA encodes these proteins:
- a CDS encoding SUF system Fe-S cluster assembly protein, which produces MNEERKIVVEEVASVEAPPKARVDGGVTETFERKRDYLEGFLAQKPEALSTGEPGGALYEAVVDALKEIYDPEIPVNIYDLGLIYGVEVTDEGHASVTMTLTTPHCPVAESMPAEVELRVGSVPGVGTADVNLVWDPPWDPQKMSDDAKLELGML; this is translated from the coding sequence ATGAACGAAGAGCGGAAGATTGTGGTTGAAGAGGTCGCCTCGGTCGAGGCGCCGCCCAAGGCGCGCGTCGATGGCGGGGTGACCGAAACGTTCGAGCGCAAGCGCGATTATCTCGAAGGTTTCCTGGCACAGAAGCCCGAGGCGCTTTCCACCGGCGAGCCGGGCGGCGCGCTGTACGAGGCGGTGGTCGATGCGCTGAAGGAAATCTACGATCCCGAGATTCCGGTGAACATCTACGATCTCGGCCTGATCTACGGCGTCGAGGTAACCGATGAAGGCCATGCCTCGGTGACGATGACGCTCACCACGCCGCATTGCCCGGTCGCTGAATCCATGCCCGCCGAGGTGGAACTGCGCGTCGGATCCGTGCCGGGCGTCGGTACCGCGGACGTCAACCTCGTCTGGGATCCGCCTTGGGATCCGCAGAAGATGAGCGACGACGCCAAGCTCGAACTGGGGATGCTGTGA
- a CDS encoding quinone-dependent dihydroorotate dehydrogenase → MTFFLLRPALFSIEAERAHGLTIRMLEAWGQAGTPFATETADPCLRTTVAGLDFSSPVGLAAGVDKDGRAIDGFFALGLGSVEIGTLTPVPQPGNPRPRLFRLVEDRAVINRMGFNNGGLDAALPRAAAARRRGVLGINVGANKDTADRIADYRGGVEKAALIADYVTINISSPNTPGLRDLQHGAALAELLAASDEARRLPSRRPPLFLKVAPDLEPGAIDEIARAAIDHHIDGLIVSNTTISRPGLRSPHATETGGLSGAPLAALARQRLVDFRKATGGALPLISVGGIGSAEEAYARIRAGASLVQLYTALVYEGPGLPRRIARGLSLLLKRDGHDHIADAVGAG, encoded by the coding sequence ATGACCTTCTTCCTTCTCCGCCCCGCCCTGTTCAGCATCGAAGCGGAGCGTGCCCATGGGCTGACGATAAGGATGCTTGAAGCCTGGGGGCAGGCTGGCACGCCGTTCGCCACCGAAACAGCCGACCCGTGCCTTCGCACGACCGTGGCCGGGCTGGACTTCTCCAGTCCGGTCGGGCTGGCCGCCGGGGTCGACAAGGACGGCCGGGCGATCGACGGGTTCTTCGCCCTCGGGCTGGGTTCGGTCGAGATCGGCACGCTCACGCCGGTGCCGCAGCCGGGCAATCCCAGGCCGCGCCTGTTCCGGCTGGTCGAGGACCGCGCGGTGATCAACCGGATGGGGTTCAACAACGGCGGGCTCGACGCGGCGCTGCCCCGCGCAGCGGCGGCCAGGCGGCGTGGCGTGCTTGGCATCAATGTCGGCGCCAACAAGGATACCGCCGACAGGATCGCCGACTATCGGGGCGGTGTGGAAAAGGCGGCCCTGATCGCGGACTATGTCACGATCAACATCAGCTCGCCCAACACGCCGGGCCTGCGCGATCTCCAGCATGGCGCGGCGCTGGCCGAACTGCTCGCCGCATCGGACGAGGCCCGCCGCCTGCCGTCGCGGCGCCCCCCGTTGTTCCTGAAGGTCGCTCCCGACCTTGAGCCCGGCGCGATCGACGAAATCGCCCGGGCCGCGATCGACCATCATATCGACGGGCTGATCGTCAGCAACACGACCATCTCCCGCCCCGGCCTGCGCTCGCCCCACGCGACCGAAACCGGTGGCCTTTCCGGTGCGCCGCTCGCCGCGCTCGCGCGCCAGCGGCTCGTCGATTTCCGCAAGGCGACCGGAGGGGCGCTGCCGCTGATCTCGGTCGGCGGGATCGGCAGCGCGGAGGAGGCCTATGCCCGGATCCGCGCCGGGGCGAGCCTCGTCCAGCTCTACACGGCCCTTGTCTATGAAGGCCCCGGCCTGCCGCGGCGCATTGCCCGCGGCCTGTCCCTCCTGCTGAAGCGGGATGGGCATGATCATATCGCTGATGCCGTCGGGGCCGGTTGA
- a CDS encoding helix-turn-helix domain-containing protein: protein MADIQLDYAVPAADLTEYITLFYHFRADVPLFEDMERADHAQFRFRLSPGGSDYRFPDGTLQEATDIHIIGPTSGAMRVRCEGPVLVLGMGVTASGWAALVGNDASSMLNRVIDATGLFGGPRLRAAANALRDAPDIPARVAIAEQLIRELVRGCDRSATAFVRHVDTWLAASPSPEMEDLVAATKLSRRQVERKCKALYGAPPKLLARKYRALRAAVALVSESQSVDDLIARGFYDQSHLIREVKQFTGYTPRQIKAEPSLLSQLTISQRVALGGQVSPLISDT from the coding sequence GTGGCGGATATCCAGCTGGACTACGCGGTCCCGGCCGCGGACCTCACCGAGTACATCACGCTTTTCTATCACTTTCGTGCGGATGTCCCGCTGTTCGAGGACATGGAGCGCGCGGATCATGCGCAGTTCCGTTTCCGCCTGTCGCCGGGTGGTTCGGACTATCGCTTCCCGGACGGGACATTACAGGAGGCGACCGACATCCACATCATCGGCCCGACCAGCGGCGCGATGCGGGTCAGGTGCGAGGGGCCGGTATTGGTGCTTGGCATGGGCGTGACCGCGAGCGGATGGGCGGCGCTGGTCGGCAACGATGCCTCGAGCATGCTCAACCGGGTGATCGATGCGACCGGCCTGTTCGGCGGGCCAAGGCTGCGCGCCGCCGCCAACGCGTTGCGCGACGCGCCCGATATCCCGGCGCGGGTGGCGATCGCCGAGCAGTTGATCCGGGAACTGGTGCGCGGCTGCGATCGCAGCGCGACCGCGTTCGTGCGGCATGTCGATACCTGGCTCGCCGCCAGCCCGTCGCCCGAGATGGAGGATCTGGTGGCGGCGACGAAGCTCTCCCGCCGCCAGGTCGAGCGCAAGTGCAAGGCGCTGTACGGCGCGCCGCCGAAGCTGCTCGCGCGTAAATATCGCGCCCTTCGCGCCGCGGTGGCCCTGGTATCGGAAAGCCAGTCGGTGGACGACCTGATCGCGCGGGGCTTCTACGATCAGTCCCACTTGATCCGCGAGGTCAAGCAGTTCACTGGCTACACGCCGCGGCAGATCAAGGCTGAGCCCAGCCTGTTGTCGCAACTGACGATCAGCCAGCGAGTCGCGCTTGGCGGCCAGGTGAGCCCGCTGATCAGCGATACGTGA
- a CDS encoding SUF system Fe-S cluster assembly regulator has product MRLSSLADYAVVMMSAAARHCGGAARLNATLLAEETGLPLPTVQKLVSRLSAAGLIESARGTGGGFRLARPAAAISLADIVEAIEGPIAMTACVDQGSHDCCIEENCRVKPHWNVVNGAVKGALAGVSLASLSQVPA; this is encoded by the coding sequence ATGCGCCTTTCCAGCCTTGCAGATTACGCGGTCGTGATGATGTCCGCCGCTGCCCGCCATTGCGGCGGCGCGGCGCGGCTCAACGCGACCCTGCTGGCGGAAGAAACGGGGCTGCCCTTGCCGACCGTGCAGAAGCTGGTCAGCCGGCTTTCCGCCGCGGGCTTGATTGAGAGTGCGCGGGGCACCGGGGGCGGCTTCCGCCTCGCGCGCCCGGCCGCGGCGATCAGCCTGGCCGATATCGTCGAGGCGATCGAGGGGCCGATCGCGATGACGGCCTGTGTTGACCAGGGCAGTCATGATTGCTGCATCGAGGAGAATTGTCGGGTGAAGCCGCACTGGAACGTCGTCAACGGAGCGGTGAAGGGCGCGCTCGCGGGCGTCAGCCTCGCCAGCCTGTCGCAGGTGCCGGCATAA
- a CDS encoding iron-sulfur cluster assembly accessory protein: protein MATTTRVRPAALILTPTAEARIAELMGKSPEGAIGVKLSTPRRGCSGLAYSVDYVTEAKPFDERIETPGGTLFVDGGSILYLIGSTMNWVEDDFTAGFVFQNPNAKGECGCGESFTV from the coding sequence ATGGCGACGACCACGCGCGTGCGCCCCGCGGCGCTGATCCTGACGCCGACCGCCGAGGCGCGGATCGCCGAGCTGATGGGCAAGTCCCCGGAAGGCGCGATCGGCGTCAAGCTGTCCACGCCGCGTCGCGGCTGTTCCGGGCTCGCTTACTCGGTCGACTATGTCACTGAGGCCAAGCCGTTCGACGAGCGTATCGAGACGCCGGGCGGGACGCTGTTCGTCGATGGCGGCTCGATCCTCTACCTGATCGGATCGACCATGAACTGGGTCGAGGACGATTTCACCGCCGGCTTCGTGTTCCAGAACCCCAACGCCAAGGGCGAATGCGGCTGCGGGGAAAGCTTCACGGTCTGA
- the sufC gene encoding Fe-S cluster assembly ATPase SufC — MLKIENLRAEIDGKEILKGLSLSVNAGEVHAIMGPNGAGKSTLGYVLGGRPGYEVTSGTVSFAGEDLLEMAPHERAAAGLFLGFQYPVEIPGVSNVQFLREALNAQRKVRGEAPLSGGEFLKLARAQADLLSMDQDMLKRPVNVGFSGGEKKRNEMVQMGIIGPRLAILDETDSGLDIDALRVVGDGINRIMRAPDKAVLLITHYQRLLDYVKPDFVHVLADGRIVRSGGPELALELEAEGYGAMAA; from the coding sequence ATGTTGAAGATTGAAAACCTCCGCGCCGAAATCGATGGCAAGGAAATCCTCAAGGGCCTCTCGCTTAGCGTGAACGCGGGCGAAGTGCATGCGATCATGGGGCCGAACGGCGCGGGCAAGTCGACGCTTGGCTATGTGCTCGGCGGGCGGCCCGGTTACGAGGTCACGTCCGGCACTGTCAGCTTTGCGGGTGAGGACCTGCTGGAAATGGCGCCGCACGAGCGCGCCGCCGCGGGCCTGTTCCTCGGCTTCCAATATCCGGTCGAAATCCCCGGCGTGTCCAACGTCCAGTTCCTGCGCGAGGCGCTGAACGCGCAGCGCAAGGTGCGCGGCGAGGCGCCACTGTCGGGCGGCGAGTTCCTGAAGCTCGCCCGCGCCCAGGCCGACCTGCTGTCGATGGACCAGGACATGCTCAAGCGTCCGGTCAATGTCGGTTTCTCCGGCGGCGAGAAGAAGCGCAACGAGATGGTCCAGATGGGCATCATCGGCCCGAGGCTGGCGATCCTCGACGAGACCGATTCCGGGCTCGACATTGACGCGCTGCGCGTCGTCGGCGACGGCATCAACCGTATCATGCGCGCGCCCGACAAGGCGGTGCTGCTGATCACGCATTACCAGCGGCTGCTTGACTATGTGAAGCCGGACTTCGTGCATGTGCTGGCGGACGGCCGGATCGTGCGCTCGGGCGGTCCCGAGCTGGCGCTCGAGCTCGAAGCCGAGGGCTATGGAGCGATGGCAGCGTGA
- a CDS encoding AMP-dependent synthetase/ligase: protein MRTLEHFPNLVTMFFTRAREKGDKPFLWHKADNEWVATSWRQTADKVASLATALRAIGLEPGDRVMLVAENRPEWCISDLAIMAAGCITVPTYTTNTERDHAHIIENSGAKAVIVSTAKLARTLLPAAIRATDAKIVIGMEDIRVGQSGALSVHSWHKLIAEHSTDPSAIVSSATRDDTACIIYTSGTGGAPRGVKQHHGAILHNVDGCCTIISEDFGWDDEVFLSFLPLSHAYEHTGGQHFPIGLGAEIYYAEGLDKLASNIEETRPTIMVVVPRLFEVLRTRISKAVEKQGKFSNYLLGKAQDIGAKEYEGKMGLLDQPMNLFLKATLKPKIQKRFGGRMKAMVSGGAPLTPEVGIFFQSLGLTFLQGYGQTESAPVISCNRPSVGLRMDTVGPPLKNTEVRIAEDGEILVRGELVMHGYWRNEAETARVLKDGWLHTGDIGLIDPKGRIKITDRKKDIIVNDKGDNVAPQKVEGMLTLQPEIVQAMIYGDRKPYMVAVLVADPEWTQEWCAKNGDACDFSRLAENSSYRTAIGAAVERVNKDLSVIERIRRFILADEHFTIENEQLTPSLKIRRHVLKEVYGPRLDALYKG, encoded by the coding sequence ATGCGAACGCTCGAACATTTCCCCAACCTCGTCACGATGTTCTTCACGCGGGCGCGGGAAAAGGGCGACAAGCCCTTCCTCTGGCACAAGGCCGACAATGAATGGGTGGCGACCAGCTGGCGCCAGACGGCCGACAAGGTCGCGAGCCTCGCCACCGCGCTACGCGCGATCGGGCTCGAGCCCGGCGACCGGGTGATGCTGGTCGCGGAGAACCGCCCGGAATGGTGCATCAGCGACCTTGCCATCATGGCGGCAGGCTGCATCACCGTGCCGACCTACACCACCAATACCGAGCGCGACCACGCCCATATCATCGAGAATTCGGGCGCCAAGGCAGTGATCGTCTCGACCGCGAAGCTCGCCAGGACCCTGCTCCCGGCCGCGATCCGCGCGACCGATGCGAAGATCGTCATCGGCATGGAGGACATCCGTGTCGGACAGTCAGGCGCGCTGAGCGTCCATAGCTGGCACAAGCTGATTGCCGAGCATTCGACCGATCCGTCGGCGATCGTCTCGTCAGCGACGCGCGACGACACCGCCTGCATCATCTATACCAGCGGCACCGGCGGCGCGCCGCGCGGCGTGAAGCAGCATCACGGCGCGATCCTGCACAATGTCGACGGCTGCTGTACGATCATCAGCGAGGATTTCGGCTGGGACGACGAGGTCTTCCTCTCCTTCCTGCCGCTCTCGCACGCCTATGAGCATACCGGCGGGCAGCATTTCCCGATCGGGCTGGGCGCCGAAATCTATTATGCGGAAGGGCTCGACAAGCTTGCCTCCAATATCGAGGAGACGCGCCCGACCATCATGGTCGTCGTGCCGCGCCTGTTCGAGGTGCTGCGCACCCGCATCTCCAAGGCGGTGGAGAAGCAGGGCAAATTCTCCAACTATCTGCTCGGCAAGGCACAGGACATCGGCGCCAAGGAATATGAGGGCAAGATGGGGCTGCTCGACCAGCCGATGAACCTGTTCCTCAAGGCGACGCTCAAGCCCAAGATCCAGAAGCGCTTCGGCGGGCGGATGAAGGCGATGGTGTCAGGCGGCGCACCGCTGACGCCGGAGGTCGGCATCTTCTTCCAGTCGCTCGGCCTGACCTTCCTGCAGGGCTATGGCCAGACCGAGTCGGCCCCGGTCATCTCGTGCAACCGCCCGTCGGTCGGCCTGCGCATGGACACGGTCGGCCCGCCGCTCAAGAACACCGAGGTGCGCATCGCCGAGGACGGCGAGATCCTGGTGCGCGGCGAACTGGTCATGCACGGCTATTGGCGCAACGAGGCCGAGACGGCGCGGGTGCTGAAGGATGGCTGGCTTCACACCGGCGATATCGGGCTGATCGACCCCAAGGGCCGGATCAAGATCACCGATCGCAAGAAGGACATCATCGTCAACGACAAAGGCGACAATGTCGCGCCGCAAAAGGTGGAGGGCATGCTGACCCTCCAGCCGGAGATCGTCCAGGCGATGATCTATGGCGACCGCAAGCCGTACATGGTCGCGGTCCTCGTCGCCGACCCCGAATGGACCCAGGAATGGTGCGCGAAGAACGGCGATGCCTGCGATTTTTCGCGGCTCGCCGAGAATAGCAGCTACCGCACGGCGATCGGCGCGGCGGTCGAGCGGGTCAACAAGGACCTGTCGGTGATCGAGCGAATCCGCCGCTTCATCCTCGCCGACGAGCATTTCACGATCGAGAACGAGCAACTCACGCCGTCGCTGAAGATCCGGCGGCACGTGCTGAAGGAAGTCTACGGGCCGCGCCTGGACGCCTTGTACAAGGGGTGA
- the ggt gene encoding gamma-glutamyltransferase: MKKLLLALAVLLYSPVASAQGVVTSADPRATEAGRQILREGGTAADAAMAMMLALTVVEPQSSGIGGGGFLIRNDGKTGKMETIDGREAAPAAATPQRFLGQDGKPMPFSHAFQGGKSIGVPGNIRLMALTHKKWGKLPWKALFAPAIKLAEDGFQVTKPLNDRIAGMSRIWENFPEIASQYTVDGQAPAVGATLKNPALAAILHRIADEGPEAFYAGDNAQAIVAAATGTRINTSDITLADLSAYQAKERAPVCGTYRTYRICGMAPPSSGAVTVLQILGMLSHFDLKKMGPASPVAWHLIGEAMELAYADREKYLGDTDFVQVPLKGLIDPAYLAQRSRLISTTATLPVYEAGTPPGAQARTAAVQDEVHGTTHFIAIDKAGDIVGMTSTVEGPFGSQLMANGYILNNELTDFTFAPEKDGAPVANRVEGGKRPLSSMAPTIVYDSKGKPVFTVGAAGGKTIIMQVAKALIAHLDWGMSAQDSIGQGLIYFSGRTLILEKGTSLEPMKAPLEKLGHQVVISSLGLKANAAELTTKGWVGAADPRSVGTALSE, from the coding sequence ATGAAGAAGCTCCTGCTCGCGCTCGCCGTCCTACTCTATTCTCCCGTCGCATCAGCCCAGGGAGTCGTCACCTCGGCCGATCCCCGCGCTACCGAGGCAGGCCGGCAGATATTGCGGGAAGGCGGCACCGCAGCCGACGCGGCGATGGCGATGATGCTGGCGCTGACCGTGGTGGAGCCGCAATCGAGCGGCATCGGCGGCGGCGGCTTCCTGATCCGCAACGACGGCAAGACCGGCAAGATGGAGACGATCGACGGTCGCGAGGCAGCGCCCGCCGCCGCTACGCCGCAGCGCTTCCTCGGCCAGGACGGCAAGCCGATGCCCTTTAGCCACGCTTTCCAGGGCGGCAAGTCGATTGGCGTTCCTGGCAATATCCGGCTGATGGCGCTGACCCACAAGAAATGGGGCAAGCTGCCATGGAAGGCGCTGTTCGCGCCCGCGATCAAGCTGGCCGAGGATGGTTTCCAGGTCACCAAACCGCTGAACGACCGGATCGCCGGCATGTCCCGGATCTGGGAGAATTTCCCGGAGATCGCCAGCCAGTATACGGTCGACGGCCAGGCCCCCGCGGTCGGCGCGACGCTCAAGAACCCGGCGCTTGCCGCCATCCTGCACAGGATCGCCGACGAGGGACCCGAGGCCTTTTATGCAGGCGACAATGCGCAGGCGATCGTTGCGGCCGCGACCGGTACCAGGATCAACACCAGCGACATCACCCTCGCCGACCTTTCCGCCTATCAGGCCAAGGAGCGGGCGCCGGTGTGCGGCACCTACCGGACGTACAGGATCTGCGGCATGGCCCCGCCATCGTCCGGCGCGGTGACGGTGCTCCAGATCCTCGGCATGCTGAGCCATTTCGACCTGAAGAAGATGGGGCCGGCGTCCCCGGTCGCCTGGCATCTGATCGGCGAGGCGATGGAACTGGCCTATGCTGATCGCGAGAAATATCTCGGCGACACCGATTTCGTGCAGGTGCCGCTCAAGGGCCTGATCGATCCGGCCTATCTCGCCCAGCGCTCCAGGCTGATCTCCACCACCGCGACGCTGCCGGTCTATGAAGCCGGCACGCCCCCCGGCGCGCAGGCGCGGACCGCCGCGGTCCAGGACGAGGTTCACGGCACGACCCATTTCATCGCGATCGACAAGGCCGGCGACATCGTCGGCATGACCTCGACCGTCGAGGGACCGTTCGGCAGCCAGTTGATGGCGAACGGCTATATCCTCAACAACGAGCTGACCGATTTCACCTTCGCCCCCGAAAAGGACGGAGCACCGGTCGCCAACCGGGTCGAGGGCGGCAAGCGGCCCTTGTCCTCGATGGCGCCGACGATCGTCTATGATTCGAAGGGCAAGCCAGTGTTCACCGTCGGCGCGGCGGGCGGCAAGACGATCATCATGCAAGTGGCAAAGGCGCTGATCGCGCATCTCGACTGGGGCATGAGCGCGCAGGATTCGATCGGCCAGGGACTGATCTATTTCAGCGGCCGGACGTTGATCCTCGAAAAGGGCACGTCACTCGAGCCGATGAAGGCACCGCTCGAGAAGCTGGGCCATCAGGTCGTCATATCGAGCCTCGGCCTCAAGGCGAACGCCGCCGAGCTGACAACCAAGGGCTGGGTCGGCGCGGCGGATCCAAGGAGCGTCGGCACCGCGCTCAGCGAGTAG
- a CDS encoding SufD family Fe-S cluster assembly protein: MTSLAIPTRRDEAWRYSDLDAVATVWPVAAPETIHVAPGEEITRVIVQDADTDTVAIRDYAVTLAAGARATFHVLNTGGKLGRVAIDVTLHDGAHFELGGAMLGGGEQTLEIVTTMRHIEPNATSNQVVRSVLGARATGSYLGKVAVARDAQKTDASQSVKAMLLTRTATANAKPELEIYADDVKCAHGATVGELDAMALFYLASRGIAPAEAKALLLRAFIGSVFDDVADAGEREALETAAQAALERML, encoded by the coding sequence ATGACCTCGCTCGCTATCCCCACCCGCCGCGACGAAGCGTGGCGCTATAGCGATCTCGACGCCGTCGCGACCGTTTGGCCGGTGGCAGCCCCGGAGACGATCCATGTCGCACCCGGTGAGGAGATCACGCGCGTCATCGTGCAGGATGCTGACACGGATACGGTGGCGATCCGCGATTATGCCGTCACCCTCGCGGCGGGCGCGCGGGCGACGTTCCATGTGCTCAACACCGGCGGCAAGCTCGGCCGGGTGGCGATCGACGTGACATTGCACGACGGCGCGCATTTCGAGCTGGGCGGGGCGATGCTCGGCGGCGGCGAGCAGACGCTGGAGATCGTGACCACGATGCGCCACATCGAGCCGAACGCGACCAGCAACCAGGTCGTCCGCTCGGTGCTCGGCGCGCGCGCGACCGGCAGCTATCTCGGCAAGGTCGCGGTCGCACGCGATGCGCAGAAGACCGATGCGAGCCAGTCGGTGAAGGCGATGCTGCTGACGCGCACCGCGACCGCCAATGCCAAGCCCGAGCTCGAAATCTATGCCGACGACGTGAAGTGCGCGCATGGCGCGACCGTCGGTGAACTCGACGCGATGGCGCTCTTCTACCTCGCCAGCCGCGGCATCGCCCCGGCCGAGGCCAAGGCGCTGCTGCTGCGCGCGTTCATCGGATCGGTCTTCGACGACGTCGCCGATGCGGGCGAGCGCGAGGCGCTGGAAACGGCGGCGCAGGCTGCGCTGGAGCGGATGCTGTGA
- a CDS encoding cysteine desulfurase codes for MASHPHPSVASLLPPSPDGRGNAATRLLDLLADFPAIPRGWAYLDTAATAQKPQPVIDAIDRAYAETYATVHRGVYQRSADMTLAYEAARKKVARFIGAGSADEIVFVRGATEGINLVAQCWAREQLKAGDRILLSTLEHHSNIVPWQMAAERVGAAIDVIPLTPDHRIDLDAMAAMITPAHKLVALAHVSNVLGSLLDARRAADIAHSVGAKILLDGCQAVPRMAVDVAALDCDFYVFSGHKLYGPTGIGVLWARPELLEAMPPYQGGGSMIDRVTFAKTTYAPPPGRFEAGTPHIVGALGLHAAIDYVERIGLDAIHAHETALVAKTREALLQINSVTLYGPEDSAGIVSFSIEGVHPHDIGTILDEERVAIRAGHHCAQPLMEALGVPATARASFGVYNGAADVDALVRGIERVTRIFG; via the coding sequence ATGGCTAGTCACCCTCACCCTTCCGTCGCTTCGCTCCTCCCTCCCTCTCCCGATGGGAGAGGGAATGCGGCCACCCGCCTCCTCGACCTGCTCGCCGACTTCCCGGCGATCCCGCGGGGCTGGGCCTATCTCGACACCGCGGCGACGGCGCAGAAGCCGCAGCCCGTGATCGACGCGATCGACCGCGCCTATGCCGAAACCTACGCCACCGTGCATCGCGGCGTGTACCAGCGCTCGGCCGACATGACGCTTGCCTATGAGGCGGCGCGCAAGAAGGTGGCGCGCTTCATCGGCGCTGGCAGCGCCGACGAGATCGTGTTCGTGCGCGGCGCGACCGAGGGCATCAACCTCGTCGCCCAATGCTGGGCGCGTGAGCAGTTGAAGGCGGGCGACCGAATCCTGCTCTCGACGCTTGAGCATCACTCCAACATCGTCCCGTGGCAGATGGCCGCGGAGCGTGTCGGTGCCGCGATCGACGTCATCCCACTGACCCCCGATCACCGTATCGATCTCGACGCGATGGCCGCGATGATCACGCCTGCCCACAAGCTGGTCGCGCTGGCGCATGTCTCGAACGTGCTCGGGTCGCTGCTCGATGCGCGGCGTGCCGCCGATATCGCCCATTCGGTCGGCGCGAAGATCCTGCTCGACGGCTGCCAGGCGGTACCGCGCATGGCGGTGGACGTCGCGGCGCTCGACTGCGATTTCTACGTCTTCTCCGGGCACAAGCTCTACGGCCCGACCGGCATTGGCGTGCTGTGGGCGCGGCCGGAACTGCTCGAGGCGATGCCGCCCTATCAGGGCGGCGGATCGATGATCGACCGGGTCACCTTCGCGAAGACGACCTACGCCCCGCCACCGGGCCGTTTCGAGGCGGGGACGCCGCACATCGTCGGTGCGCTCGGCCTCCATGCCGCGATCGACTATGTCGAGCGCATTGGCCTCGACGCGATCCACGCGCACGAAACGGCGCTGGTCGCGAAGACGCGCGAGGCGCTGTTGCAGATCAACTCGGTCACGCTCTACGGCCCCGAGGATTCGGCCGGCATCGTCAGTTTCTCGATCGAGGGGGTGCATCCGCATGACATCGGCACCATCTTGGACGAGGAGCGGGTCGCGATCCGCGCCGGGCATCATTGCGCTCAGCCGTTGATGGAGGCGCTGGGCGTGCCGGCGACGGCACGGGCGAGCTTCGGGGTCTACAACGGCGCGGCTGACGTGGATGCGCTGGTGCGCGGGATCGAGCGGGTAACACGGATTTTCGGGTAG